In Rhineura floridana isolate rRhiFlo1 chromosome 1, rRhiFlo1.hap2, whole genome shotgun sequence, the following proteins share a genomic window:
- the LOC133365104 gene encoding protocadherin alpha-C1-like isoform X5, with the protein MRVYLMVCCLIFYAVNGQVEYSVPEETERGAPVGNLAKDLGIVAATLPSRKFRMITSSSKPYFSLDASTGALSVNEPIDREEICALKPTCSLNYELVLENPLELYKMQFKILDVNDNAPVFPLNEYHLNVAEFLAPGARFTLPNAQDPDEGINGVQSYTLSPNEHFRLEMQTRGDGSRYPELVLEKLLDREQQATLRLAITAKDGGTPQRSGDAQVVVTVLDTNDNAPAFEHSVYRASVLENSPNGTLVTQVHATDLDEGQNGEVLYAFSNSTPAELQKMFHINPQTGEIRVSGILGIRKPLLEMFIEARDKGVFRMSSVAKLLVEIADVNNNAPEITVTSLSSPIPEDSSLGTVIALLSITDEDPGENGKVICQIPTNIPFQLKSSFDSYYSLVTSGLLDRERVSEYNITVTASDLGSPPIATQKTLQVHIADVNDNPPKFLNQMREVSVMENNKPGVSLFRVSASDPDLGENSRVSYLLRDIDIQGSSLFSYLAIDADSGIVYAKGTFDFEQLQSFHFQVEAKDNGSPALAAAFIVSITILDQNDNAPIILHPVVRNGSVAVEIVPRLADADYLVAKVVAHDPDSGQNAWLSYHLLQSSDNSLFRVSPNAGELRTSRSMRSSDPIKHKVVVLVKDNGEPPLSSSVTLGILLADSLPQALPDFDDSLEARGHQLSSLNFYLIIGLACLSFVFLGFLIFLLAIRLFHCRTSPSCSCCCCPTDEYEKYRYNVRMLPSSHFAPEMVEVAGMGKLTHTYLYRASLGVGPSNNNLMTNGDAGNLSKGAGLLQVPASCIQVQKVKSDHFNAILVELHTEHSFIL; encoded by the coding sequence ATGCGGGTCTATTTAATGGTGTGCTGCCTTATTTTCTACGCCGTGAATGGACAAGTAGAGTACTCCGTCCCTGAAGAAACGGAGCGTGGCGCGCCTGTCGGGAACCTAGCGAAGGATTTGGGAATCGTTGCAGCGACGCTCCCCTCCCGCAAATTCCGCATGATCACCAGCTCAAGTAAGCCATATTTTAGCCTTGATGCAAGCACCGGAGCTTTGTCTGTTAACGAGCCCATCGACCGGGAGGAGATCTGCGCACTAAAACCTACCTGCTCTCTAAATTACGAACTGGTGCTAGAAAACCCCTTAGAGCTTTATAAAATGCAGTTTAAAATACTGGACGTGAACGACAATGCCCCCGTCTTCCCGCTAAACGAATACCATTTAAACGTGGCCGAGTTCCTGGCTCCGGGAGCTCGGTTTACGCTCCCCAATGCCCAGGATCCCGACGAAGGCATCAACGGCGTGCAGAGCTACACGCTGAGCCCCAACGAACATTTCCGACTGGAAATGCAAACGCGTGGGGATGGCAGCAGATACCCCGAACTGGTGCTTGAAAAGCTCTTGGACCGGGAGCAGCAAGCCACGCTCAGACTTGCTATCACAGCCAAAGATGGAGGGACTCCCCAGAGGTCCGGAGATGCCCAGGTTGTGGTCACCGTCCTTGACACTAACGACAATGCCCCTGCCTTCGAGCATTCCGTCTATAGGGCCAGCGTTTTGGAAAACTCCCCCAATGGCACTCTGGTCACTCAAGTGCATGCCACGGACTTAGATGAAGGTCAAAATGGAGAGGTCCTGTATGCGTTCAGCAACAGCACTCCTGCTGAGCTCCAGAAGATGTTCCATATCAACCCCCAGACTGGGGAGATCAGAGTCAGTGGGATTTTAGGCATCCGGAAGCCCCTTCTGGAGATGTTCATTGAGGCAAGGGATAAGGGAGTCTTCAGGATGTCCAGTGTAGCCAAGCTGCTGGTGGAAATAGCCGATGTGAACAACAATGCTCCGGAGATCACCGTCACCTCTCTTTCCAGCCCCATCCCAGAGGATTCCTCGCTGGGCACAGTGATAGCGCTCTTGAGTATTACTGATGAAGATCCTGGAGAGAATGGGAAAGTCATTTGCCAGATCCCCACCAACATCCCCTTCCAACTCAAGTCCTCTTTCGATAGCTACTACAGTTTGGTCACCAGCGGCCTTCTAGATCGGGAACGGGTCAGCGAATACAACATCACCGTCACTGCCTCTGATCTGGGCTCCCCTCCCATTGCCACTCAGAAGACTCTGCAGGTCCACATTGCAGATGTGAATGACAATCCCCCCAAATTCCTTAACCAGATGCGTGAAGTTTCTGTAATGGAGAACAACAAGCCCGGGGTGTCTCTTTTCCGCGTGTCAGCCTCTGATCCAGACCTGGGGGAGAACAGCCGGGTCTCCTACCTACTCAGGGACATTGATATCCAAGGCAGCTCCTTGTTCAGTTATTTGGCCATTGATGCAGACAGTGGAATTGTCTATGCAAAGGGCACTTTTGACTTTGAGCAACTCCAGAGCTTTCATTTTCAAGTGGAGGCGAAGGACAATGGCTCTCCAGCCCTGGCTGCAGCCTTTATAGTCAGCATTACCATCCTAGACCAGAATGACAATGCCCCAATCATCTTGCACCCGGTGGTGAGGAATGGCTCAGTGGCAGTGGAAATTGTGCCCCGCTTGGCAGATGCGGACTACCTGGTGGCCAAGGTGGTGGCTCACGACCCGGACAGTGGGCAGAATGCCTGGCTTTCTTACCACCTCCTGCAGTCTTCCGACAACAGTTTGTTTAGAGTTTCACCCAATGCTGGAGAGCTCAGGACTAGTCGCTCCATGAGGTCTAGTGACCCCATCAAGCACAAAGTTGTGGTCTTGGTAAAGGACAATGGGgagccccctctctcctcctccgtgACTCTGGGCATCCTGCTGGCTGACTCCCTCCCACAAGCCCTCCCAGACTTTGATGACAGCTTGGAAGCCCGTGGGCATCAGCTGTCCAGTTTGAACTTCTACTTGATTATTGGTCTAGCTTGCCTTTCCTTTGTCTTCCTTGGGTTTCTAATCTTCCTTCTTGCCATTCGGCTTTTCCACTGTAGGACTAGCCCCTcctgcagttgctgctgctgccccacaGATGAGTATGAGAAGTACCGCTACAATGTGCGTATGCTCCCAAGCTCTCATTTTGCACCAGAGATGGTCGaggttgcagggatggggaaacttacACACACCTATTTGTATAGGGCATCCTTGGGCGTTGGGCCTAGCAATAACAACCTGATGACCAATGGAGATGCTGGAAACCTTTCCAAGGGGGCAGGATTATTACAAGTGCCAGCATCTTGCATTCAAGTGCAGAAGGTGAAGAGTGACCACTTTAATGCCATTTTGGTG